The segment GCGCGCGCCCCGCCGGCGACCGCACCGGTGCCACCGGCCGTGCCGTCCAGGTCGTGCCCGGCGGGGGCCGGGGCGACCCGTGCCAGCAGGGCCCGCAGCAGCAGGACGCCGACGACCCCGGCGACCACGGCGGGCAGCACCCCGAGGACGCCGAGGTCCGGCCGGGTGAGGGCGGCGGCGCCGCAGGCCACGGCGAGCAGCGCGGTGACGGGGGTGCCCCAGCCGGGCCGGCGGCTCTCGAGCACCCCGGCCGCCGCCGCCACGGCCGCCGCCACCAGGGCGACCACGGTGAGCAGGAACAGCTTGTCGGCGGTGCCGAAGACGGCGATGGCCGCGTCCTTGGCCCAGGCCGGCGTGAGGTCGACGACGAGGTCGGACACCGCGAGCACCGGCGTGGAGCCCGGCCCGGTGACCACCCCGACGACCTCGGCGGCCGCGATCCCCGCCCCGGCGGCGACGACGCCCGCGGCGGCCGCCCAGCCGGTCGACCGGCGCACCGGGGCCGGAGGGGCTGCGGGGCGGTCGGTCGTCGTGGCGGTCACCGGCCCAGCATGCGCTCCCGCCGGAGGGTCCGGCGACCGGGTCGGCCGGACGGGTGGCGGTACGTCGTGACGGACCCGGCGGGTGGGGCGCTCAGCCGGCGAGCAGCCGGGCCAGCCTCGGGGCCAGCGCCGCCATGGCCTGCCCGCGGTGGCTGATCGCGTCCTTCTCCGGCGGGGCCAGCTCGGCGCACGTGCGCGTCCCGCCGTCCGGCACGAGCGCCGGGTCGTAGCCGAACCCGCCGGCGCCGCGGGGCTCGCGCACCAGCGTGCCCGCCAGCCGGCCGGTCGCGACCTCCTCCGCGGCCCCGCCGCCCGGTCCGGACGTGCCGGGGACCACCACGGCGGCCGCGCACTCGAACCACGCGCCGCGGTGGCCGTCGGGCACGTCGACGAGCTGGTCGAGCAGCAGCCGGAGGTTGGCGGCGTCGTCGCCGTGGCGGCCCGCCCACCGGGCGGAGAAGATCCCCGGCGACCCGCCCATGACCGCGACGCAGAGCCCCGAGTCGTCGGCCACGGCCGGC is part of the Aquipuribacter hungaricus genome and harbors:
- a CDS encoding non-canonical purine NTP pyrophosphatase, giving the protein MSDAGDVGDAGPRLVLATRNAHKVTELVRLLRPHVPGLADGDVVAVSDLPALGLPDPGEVVESGVTFAENALLKARAVAAATGLPAVADDSGLCVAVMGGSPGIFSARWAGRHGDDAANLRLLLDQLVDVPDGHRGAWFECAAAVVVPGTSGPGGGAAEEVATGRLAGTLVREPRGAGGFGYDPALVPDGGTRTCAELAPPEKDAISHRGQAMAALAPRLARLLAG